A region from the Drosophila mauritiana strain mau12 chromosome 2L, ASM438214v1, whole genome shotgun sequence genome encodes:
- the LOC117140434 gene encoding serine-rich adhesin for platelets isoform X5, with protein MQDTCSEVNVPAASHPEPELIISCHRDQRDQCHRNNLQRESKVITRSQSSASTAPHAPVHQLKQQQSLPTPLTQQPSHNPHHNPQTPKSVSILVYKTLNTVFKSSRKIIVRVCEVASAKKSFTMFKFNKAAQQQRIDNRNSAVTGHDPFVRPPVPEKKVRNIMKKLHKANGLKRSNSAIEFDVSALTAANRRQIYSRPNIKYQYSALDSGNGIVERSPRERAQREKALNATQEWIQGANGRYEVIAHLDEIGSRHGKNWFLVTDASVRTDRLQTLLPLPPDCVAFEDLPPNECAREILMELLGSLHHPYIYPVLDLGFLRNNSYNYACLVTPFNSRGSLKDLIYKAQWNEPWARKYTRKPNGLPVSQVQRLGRQILEALLFLRERGFPLHGHLHSGNVILQNGAARLSGLENGLLGLSSRINAVMWSRSVTEIENVDIVCFGHLLYEMCTGQELTTPKPSMRVLEMELQHYPQIGQTRKQILEILGLIFEPPSGVCPSVEDLVLCDLFRSIDLRELRGPCFSTIKPSLSRSTLNLLQAVKKRQCASLGHSLSEANSPCTPPSTPHDRRTGISRTMDSFDISSDSEEGLLEEIVVGGSCHRQHLLRLQQWHSAHSYVHSYASESPIHYCDPAAVYSDDNSQEPGQDPQPPTIRCSTSSQSNLDVLLAEGAAEEVYEEQEEEGFEQEEEASGSSGTQRLQAPACTSSAAGASFNHQLTADMCNYKNSKSRRLEYSLKCLKYGRSNPSQDSAFGSLTDNDLSIGSSSIRLSSFQSISSPIDEGVEDVIIATTTGGNETCLELATIPRSMVSQDSAISSPCRESSPNNFLHIDDAMSGTGSTSSGSNCGSFGNIRPQQFPVSLSPKILVTATSNSSNSSLASSSNAGQGQAQGHGQGHPQQQFDPPKILVNDQNSIYTTSPSKRSGMIEVFSQKYRCPFQVSSFEDMSPKRTSDKQHLKHVNRLAFRSLEEERRIDNAFLPMADRTHSDNRVNMQSEKYKKLTHASFRISKGQGQDSPTATPTSQTSPGQPGNCIEMQRTGRQTLWRDSKFYRKNRIAKSNDSLMENNPSPRISPCSLRDNQYESRSSSQASRRSLSGSQQMLSVTTSFCGNGSASRNSARYCSSKSEDLGESSDYLRIMDARKSYSERHLVRLKQTAINNTHSEDDMSFNDDNNQTVSSQGQGLRQCGIQYNQKEHHQKHYQGGRWSSSCSIGGHLKTTNIKTTSLSAQSSQSNLVATSATASYRTPSKSLDQSIATIAIPSIRATTQNNTAQNSTTKGSSTNSSDSSSSTTSSVDESPSRHTLSGADLSRIFVMDMDDAPGSTCSEEKTPLLDSVEMSPMSPTDPEEPDLDKL; from the exons ATGCAG GACACTTGCAGCGAGGTCAACGTCCCGGCAGCGTCGCATCCGGAGCCGGAGCTCATCATCAGCTGCCACCGGGATCAGCGGGATCAGTGCCATCGGAATAATCTCCAGAGGGAAAGCAAAGTCATCACCCGATCACAATCATCGGCGTCGACCGCGCCGCATGCTCCAGTGCATCAACTGAAGCAGCAGCAATCTCTGCCCACACCTCTAACCCAGCAGCCCAGCCACAATCCGCACCACAATCCCCAGACCCCCAAGTCCGTCTCCATTCTCGTCTACAAGACTTTGAACACGGTCTTCAAGAGCAGTCGCAAGATCATCGTTCGTGTGTGTGAGGTGGCCAGCGCCAAGAAGTCCTTCACCATGTTCAAGTTCAACAAGGCCGCTCAGCAGCAGCGGATCGACAATCGGAACAGTGCCGTCACAGGACACGATCCCTTCGTCCGACCACCAGTGCCCGAAAA GAAAGTGAGGAACATTATGAAGAAGCTGCACAAGGCGAACGGCCTGAAACGCTCCAACTCGGCGATCGAGTTCGATGTCTCGGCCCTGACAGCTGCCAATCGCCGACAGATCTATAGTAG ACCCAACATCAAGTATCAGTACTCCGCCTTGGACAGTGGCAATGGGATCGTGGAGCGAAGTCCCCGGGAGCGGGCTCAGAGGGAAAAGGCCCTGAATGCCACTCAGGAATGGATTCAGGGTGCCAATGGGCGCTACGAAGTGATTGCCCACCTGGATGAGATCGGTTCGAGGCATGGCAAGAACTGGTTTCTTGTCACAGATGCCTCG GTACGCACGGATCGTTTACAGACTCTGCTACCTCTGCCCCCCGATTGTGTGGCCTTCGAGGATCTCCCGCCCAACGAATGCGCCAGGGAAATACTCATGGAACTGCTGGGCTCGCTGCATCATCCGTACATATATCCCGTTCTGGATTTGGGCTTTTTGCGCAACAACTCGTATAACTACGCCTGCCTGGTGACGCCATTTAACTCGCGGGGCAGTCTTAAAGATCTCATATATAAG GCGCAGTGGAATGAGCCGTGGGCCAGGAAGTACACGCGTAAGCCAAATGGCTTACCGGTGAGCCAGGTGCAGCGCCTGGGACGACAGATCCTGGAGGCACTGCTCTTCCTGAGGGAGCGCGGTTTTCCGCTTCACGGTCACCTGCACAGCGGCAATGTCATCCTGCAGAACGGGGCAGCCAG GTTATCGGGTCTGGAGAACGGCCTCCTGGGCCTCAGTTCGCGCATTAACGCCGTCATGTGGTCCCGCTCGGTCACCGAGATCGAGAACGTGGACATCGTCTGCTTTGGCCACCTGCTCTACGAGATGTGCACGGGCCAGGAGCTGACAACCCCCAAGCCGTCCATGCGGGTGCTCGAGATGGAGCTGCAGCACTATCCACAAATTGGCCAG aCAAGAAAACAA ATTCTGGAGATATTAGGTCTAATCTTTGAGCCGCCTAGCGGTGTCTGCCCCTCCGTCGAGGACTTAGTCCTTTGCGATCTATTTCGCAGCATCGATTTGCGCGAGCTTCGCGGTCCCTGTTTCAGT ACAATTAAGCCGAGCCTCAGCAGGTCCACCCTGAACCTGCTGCAAGCGGTAAAGAAGCGCCAATGCGCCTCCCTGGGCCACTCCCTCAGTGAGGCCAACTCGCCCTGTACGCCCCCTTCGACGCCGCACGATCGACGAACAGG TATCAGCCGAACAATGGACTCATTTGACATATCAAGCGATTCGGAGGAGGGTCTCCTGGAGGAGATTGTCGTCGGTGGGAGCTGCCATCGCCAGCACTTGCTTCGCCTGCAGCAGTGGCACTCCGCCCACTCATATGTCCACTCGTATGCCTCGGAGTCGCCGATTCACTATTGTGACCCTGCGGCCGTCTATTCGGATGATAATAGCCAGGAGCCGGGTCAGGATCCCCAGCCACCGACCATTCGATGTAGCACCAGTAGTCAGAGCAATCTGGATGTCCTTCTGGCTGAGGGTGCCGCGGAAGAGGTAtacgaggagcaggaggaggagggttTTGAGCAAGAAGAGGAGGCAAGTGGCTCCTCGGGAACGCAGAGGCTTCAGGCTCCAGCCTGCACTTCATCGGCTGCTGGGGCCTCCTTCAACCATCAACTCACTGCCGATATGTGCAACTATAAGAACTCGAAGAGCAGGAGGTTGGAGTACTCCCTCAAGTGTCTCAAGTATGGCCGCAGTAATCCCTCCCAGGACTCAGCCTTTGGCTCTCTGACCGACAACGACCTGTCCATTGGATCGTCCAGCATTAGGTTGAGCAGCTTTCAGTCCATTTCATCGCCCATTGACGAGGGCGTCGAGGATGTCATCATAGCCACCACCACAGGTGGTAATGAGACCTGCCTGGAACTTGCCACCATTCCTAGGAGTATGGTCTCCCAAGACTCGGCGATTTCATCGCCCTGTCGCGAGAGTTCCCCCAACAACTTCCTGCACATTGACGATGCCATGTCGGGAACGGGTTCAACTTCCTCTGGCTCTAATTGTGGCTCCTTCGGAAATATACGTCCCCAACAGTTTCCTGTTTCGCTTTCACCGAAGATTTTGGTAACGGCCACCAGCAATTCGAGCAACTCGTCCTTGGCATCCAGCAGCAATGCGGGTCAAGGTCAGGCCCAGGGTCATGGACAGGGGCATCCCCAGCAGCAGTTTGATCCGCCCAAGATTCTAGTCAACGATCAGAACTCCATCTACACCACATCGCCCTCGAAGCGATCGGGGATGATAGAGGTGTTCTCACAAAAATATCGG TGTCCCTTCCAGGTGAGCTCCTTCGAGGACATGTCCCCGAAGCGAACCTCAGACAAACAGCACCTGAAGCACGTGAATCGGCTGGCCTTTCGTTCCTTGGAGGAGGAACGTCGGATCGACAATGCCTTTCTGCCGATGGCAGATCGCACCCACTCGGACAATCGCGTGAATATGCAGAGCGAGAAGTACAAGAAGCTCACGCACGCCTCGTTCCGCATCAGCAAAGGTCAAGGTCAGGACTCGcccacggccacgcccaccagccAAACGTCCCCCGGTCAGCCTGGCAATTGCATTGAGATGCAACGAACCGGAAGGCAGACCCTCTGGCGGGACAGCAAGTTCTACCGGAAGAACAGAATCGCCAAAAGCAACGACTCCCTAATGGAAAACAATCCCTCGCCCAGGATATCACCGTGCTCCTTGCGGGATAATCAGTACGAGAGCAGGAGCAGCTCCCAGGCCAGCAGGAGATCGCTCAGTGGTAGTCAACAAATGCTTAGTGTCACCACCAGTTTCTGCGGCAACGGCAGTGCCTCCAGAAATTCGGCCAGATACTGCAGCTCGAAGAGCGAGGACTTGGGCGAGTCCTCCGACTATCTGAGAATTATGGATGCACGGAAATCGTACTCCGAGCGGCACCTGGTGCGACTCAAGCAGACGGCAATAAACAACACGCACAGCGAGGACGATATGAGCTTCAACGATGACAATAATCAAACGGTATCATCGCAGGGTCAGGGGTTACGGCAATGCGGCATCCAGTACAATCAGAAGGAGCACCACCAGAAGCACTATCAGGGTGGCAggtggagcagcagctgctccatTGGCGGCCACCTGAAGACGACCAATATTAAGACCACCTCGCTGTCAGCTCAGTCCAGCCAATCGAATTTAGTGGCCACCTCGGCAACTGCCAGCTATCGCACACCATCCAAGTCCCTCGACCAGAGCATCGCCACCATCGCCATCCCGAGCATCCGTGCCACCACCCAAAACAACACCGCCCAGAATAGCACCACCAAGggcagcagcaccaacagcagtgacagcagtagcagcaccaccagctcGGTGGACGAGTCCCCGTCGAGACACACACTCAGCGGAGCTGACCTCTCCAGGATCTTCGTGATGGACATGGACGATGCACCGGGCAGCACATGCAGCGAAGAGAAGACTCCGCTTCTGGACAGTGTGGAAATGTCCCCGATGAGTCCAACCGATCCAGAGGAACCCGATCTGGACAAGCTCTAA
- the LOC117140434 gene encoding serine-rich adhesin for platelets isoform X4: MQDTCSEVNVPAASHPEPELIISCHRDQRDQCHRNNLQRESKVITRSQSSASTAPHAPVHQLKQQQSLPTPLTQQPSHNPHHNPQTPKSVSILVYKTLNTVFKSSRKIIVRVCEVASAKKSFTMFKFNKAAQQQRIDNRNSAVTGHDPFVRPPVPEKKVRNIMKKLHKANGLKRSNSAIEFDVSALTAANRRQIYSSNRSASSEQDNSDLSEHSEKSPLVSARPNIKYQYSALDSGNGIVERSPRERAQREKALNATQEWIQGANGRYEVIAHLDEIGSRHGKNWFLVTDASVRTDRLQTLLPLPPDCVAFEDLPPNECAREILMELLGSLHHPYIYPVLDLGFLRNNSYNYACLVTPFNSRGSLKDLIYKAQWNEPWARKYTRKPNGLPVSQVQRLGRQILEALLFLRERGFPLHGHLHSGNVILQNGAARLSGLENGLLGLSSRINAVMWSRSVTEIENVDIVCFGHLLYEMCTGQELTTPKPSMRVLEMELQHYPQIGQTRKQILEILGLIFEPPSGVCPSVEDLVLCDLFRSIDLRELRGPCFSTIKPSLSRSTLNLLQAVKKRQCASLGHSLSEANSPCTPPSTPHDRRTGISRTMDSFDISSDSEEGLLEEIVVGGSCHRQHLLRLQQWHSAHSYVHSYASESPIHYCDPAAVYSDDNSQEPGQDPQPPTIRCSTSSQSNLDVLLAEGAAEEVYEEQEEEGFEQEEEASGSSGTQRLQAPACTSSAAGASFNHQLTADMCNYKNSKSRRLEYSLKCLKYGRSNPSQDSAFGSLTDNDLSIGSSSIRLSSFQSISSPIDEGVEDVIIATTTGGNETCLELATIPRSMVSQDSAISSPCRESSPNNFLHIDDAMSGTGSTSSGSNCGSFGNIRPQQFPVSLSPKILVTATSNSSNSSLASSSNAGQGQAQGHGQGHPQQQFDPPKILVNDQNSIYTTSPSKRSGMIEVFSQKYRCPFQVSSFEDMSPKRTSDKQHLKHVNRLAFRSLEEERRIDNAFLPMADRTHSDNRVNMQSEKYKKLTHASFRISKGQGQDSPTATPTSQTSPGQPGNCIEMQRTGRQTLWRDSKFYRKNRIAKSNDSLMENNPSPRISPCSLRDNQYESRSSSQASRRSLSGSQQMLSVTTSFCGNGSASRNSARYCSSKSEDLGESSDYLRIMDARKSYSERHLVRLKQTAINNTHSEDDMSFNDDNNQTVSSQGQGLRQCGIQYNQKEHHQKHYQGGRWSSSCSIGGHLKTTNIKTTSLSAQSSQSNLVATSATASYRTPSKSLDQSIATIAIPSIRATTQNNTAQNSTTKGSSTNSSDSSSSTTSSVDESPSRHTLSGADLSRIFVMDMDDAPGSTCSEEKTPLLDSVEMSPMSPTDPEEPDLDKL, translated from the exons ATGCAG GACACTTGCAGCGAGGTCAACGTCCCGGCAGCGTCGCATCCGGAGCCGGAGCTCATCATCAGCTGCCACCGGGATCAGCGGGATCAGTGCCATCGGAATAATCTCCAGAGGGAAAGCAAAGTCATCACCCGATCACAATCATCGGCGTCGACCGCGCCGCATGCTCCAGTGCATCAACTGAAGCAGCAGCAATCTCTGCCCACACCTCTAACCCAGCAGCCCAGCCACAATCCGCACCACAATCCCCAGACCCCCAAGTCCGTCTCCATTCTCGTCTACAAGACTTTGAACACGGTCTTCAAGAGCAGTCGCAAGATCATCGTTCGTGTGTGTGAGGTGGCCAGCGCCAAGAAGTCCTTCACCATGTTCAAGTTCAACAAGGCCGCTCAGCAGCAGCGGATCGACAATCGGAACAGTGCCGTCACAGGACACGATCCCTTCGTCCGACCACCAGTGCCCGAAAA GAAAGTGAGGAACATTATGAAGAAGCTGCACAAGGCGAACGGCCTGAAACGCTCCAACTCGGCGATCGAGTTCGATGTCTCGGCCCTGACAGCTGCCAATCGCCGACAGATCTATAGTAG CAATCGGTCGGCGAGCTCGGAGCAAGATAACTCAGATCTATCCGAGCACTCGGAGAAATCGCCGCTGGTTAGCGCGAG ACCCAACATCAAGTATCAGTACTCCGCCTTGGACAGTGGCAATGGGATCGTGGAGCGAAGTCCCCGGGAGCGGGCTCAGAGGGAAAAGGCCCTGAATGCCACTCAGGAATGGATTCAGGGTGCCAATGGGCGCTACGAAGTGATTGCCCACCTGGATGAGATCGGTTCGAGGCATGGCAAGAACTGGTTTCTTGTCACAGATGCCTCG GTACGCACGGATCGTTTACAGACTCTGCTACCTCTGCCCCCCGATTGTGTGGCCTTCGAGGATCTCCCGCCCAACGAATGCGCCAGGGAAATACTCATGGAACTGCTGGGCTCGCTGCATCATCCGTACATATATCCCGTTCTGGATTTGGGCTTTTTGCGCAACAACTCGTATAACTACGCCTGCCTGGTGACGCCATTTAACTCGCGGGGCAGTCTTAAAGATCTCATATATAAG GCGCAGTGGAATGAGCCGTGGGCCAGGAAGTACACGCGTAAGCCAAATGGCTTACCGGTGAGCCAGGTGCAGCGCCTGGGACGACAGATCCTGGAGGCACTGCTCTTCCTGAGGGAGCGCGGTTTTCCGCTTCACGGTCACCTGCACAGCGGCAATGTCATCCTGCAGAACGGGGCAGCCAG GTTATCGGGTCTGGAGAACGGCCTCCTGGGCCTCAGTTCGCGCATTAACGCCGTCATGTGGTCCCGCTCGGTCACCGAGATCGAGAACGTGGACATCGTCTGCTTTGGCCACCTGCTCTACGAGATGTGCACGGGCCAGGAGCTGACAACCCCCAAGCCGTCCATGCGGGTGCTCGAGATGGAGCTGCAGCACTATCCACAAATTGGCCAG aCAAGAAAACAA ATTCTGGAGATATTAGGTCTAATCTTTGAGCCGCCTAGCGGTGTCTGCCCCTCCGTCGAGGACTTAGTCCTTTGCGATCTATTTCGCAGCATCGATTTGCGCGAGCTTCGCGGTCCCTGTTTCAGT ACAATTAAGCCGAGCCTCAGCAGGTCCACCCTGAACCTGCTGCAAGCGGTAAAGAAGCGCCAATGCGCCTCCCTGGGCCACTCCCTCAGTGAGGCCAACTCGCCCTGTACGCCCCCTTCGACGCCGCACGATCGACGAACAGG TATCAGCCGAACAATGGACTCATTTGACATATCAAGCGATTCGGAGGAGGGTCTCCTGGAGGAGATTGTCGTCGGTGGGAGCTGCCATCGCCAGCACTTGCTTCGCCTGCAGCAGTGGCACTCCGCCCACTCATATGTCCACTCGTATGCCTCGGAGTCGCCGATTCACTATTGTGACCCTGCGGCCGTCTATTCGGATGATAATAGCCAGGAGCCGGGTCAGGATCCCCAGCCACCGACCATTCGATGTAGCACCAGTAGTCAGAGCAATCTGGATGTCCTTCTGGCTGAGGGTGCCGCGGAAGAGGTAtacgaggagcaggaggaggagggttTTGAGCAAGAAGAGGAGGCAAGTGGCTCCTCGGGAACGCAGAGGCTTCAGGCTCCAGCCTGCACTTCATCGGCTGCTGGGGCCTCCTTCAACCATCAACTCACTGCCGATATGTGCAACTATAAGAACTCGAAGAGCAGGAGGTTGGAGTACTCCCTCAAGTGTCTCAAGTATGGCCGCAGTAATCCCTCCCAGGACTCAGCCTTTGGCTCTCTGACCGACAACGACCTGTCCATTGGATCGTCCAGCATTAGGTTGAGCAGCTTTCAGTCCATTTCATCGCCCATTGACGAGGGCGTCGAGGATGTCATCATAGCCACCACCACAGGTGGTAATGAGACCTGCCTGGAACTTGCCACCATTCCTAGGAGTATGGTCTCCCAAGACTCGGCGATTTCATCGCCCTGTCGCGAGAGTTCCCCCAACAACTTCCTGCACATTGACGATGCCATGTCGGGAACGGGTTCAACTTCCTCTGGCTCTAATTGTGGCTCCTTCGGAAATATACGTCCCCAACAGTTTCCTGTTTCGCTTTCACCGAAGATTTTGGTAACGGCCACCAGCAATTCGAGCAACTCGTCCTTGGCATCCAGCAGCAATGCGGGTCAAGGTCAGGCCCAGGGTCATGGACAGGGGCATCCCCAGCAGCAGTTTGATCCGCCCAAGATTCTAGTCAACGATCAGAACTCCATCTACACCACATCGCCCTCGAAGCGATCGGGGATGATAGAGGTGTTCTCACAAAAATATCGG TGTCCCTTCCAGGTGAGCTCCTTCGAGGACATGTCCCCGAAGCGAACCTCAGACAAACAGCACCTGAAGCACGTGAATCGGCTGGCCTTTCGTTCCTTGGAGGAGGAACGTCGGATCGACAATGCCTTTCTGCCGATGGCAGATCGCACCCACTCGGACAATCGCGTGAATATGCAGAGCGAGAAGTACAAGAAGCTCACGCACGCCTCGTTCCGCATCAGCAAAGGTCAAGGTCAGGACTCGcccacggccacgcccaccagccAAACGTCCCCCGGTCAGCCTGGCAATTGCATTGAGATGCAACGAACCGGAAGGCAGACCCTCTGGCGGGACAGCAAGTTCTACCGGAAGAACAGAATCGCCAAAAGCAACGACTCCCTAATGGAAAACAATCCCTCGCCCAGGATATCACCGTGCTCCTTGCGGGATAATCAGTACGAGAGCAGGAGCAGCTCCCAGGCCAGCAGGAGATCGCTCAGTGGTAGTCAACAAATGCTTAGTGTCACCACCAGTTTCTGCGGCAACGGCAGTGCCTCCAGAAATTCGGCCAGATACTGCAGCTCGAAGAGCGAGGACTTGGGCGAGTCCTCCGACTATCTGAGAATTATGGATGCACGGAAATCGTACTCCGAGCGGCACCTGGTGCGACTCAAGCAGACGGCAATAAACAACACGCACAGCGAGGACGATATGAGCTTCAACGATGACAATAATCAAACGGTATCATCGCAGGGTCAGGGGTTACGGCAATGCGGCATCCAGTACAATCAGAAGGAGCACCACCAGAAGCACTATCAGGGTGGCAggtggagcagcagctgctccatTGGCGGCCACCTGAAGACGACCAATATTAAGACCACCTCGCTGTCAGCTCAGTCCAGCCAATCGAATTTAGTGGCCACCTCGGCAACTGCCAGCTATCGCACACCATCCAAGTCCCTCGACCAGAGCATCGCCACCATCGCCATCCCGAGCATCCGTGCCACCACCCAAAACAACACCGCCCAGAATAGCACCACCAAGggcagcagcaccaacagcagtgacagcagtagcagcaccaccagctcGGTGGACGAGTCCCCGTCGAGACACACACTCAGCGGAGCTGACCTCTCCAGGATCTTCGTGATGGACATGGACGATGCACCGGGCAGCACATGCAGCGAAGAGAAGACTCCGCTTCTGGACAGTGTGGAAATGTCCCCGATGAGTCCAACCGATCCAGAGGAACCCGATCTGGACAAGCTCTAA